The following proteins are encoded in a genomic region of Cyclonatronum proteinivorum:
- a CDS encoding GTP-binding protein — protein sequence MEKKLPVTVLSGFLGSGKTTLLNHVLSNKHGLRVAVIVNDMSEINVDARLVEEGAHLSRTEEKLVEMSNGCICCTLREDLIEEVARLAISGRFDYLLIESTGISEPLPVAQTFFFDSDELQLPLESVTKLDTMVTVVNAAEFATDYGSSETLVDHGLGNDVSDVRPIVNLLTEQIEFANIIVLNKIDLVNQKQQDELRAILQKLNPTAKIIPATFGKVELNKILNTGMFDFEAAAGSKAWIDELEKEHTPETDEYGISSFVYRARHPFHPERFLNFATRAFPQAVLRSKGLFWLASRPEQALNFSQAGGSVRADRAGSWWASYPETQRIQSSAYLENRALIESRWDDVFGDRLNELVFIGIGMDEHEIRRGLDSCLASPEEYQAFKKAAQPIDDGWPV from the coding sequence ATGGAAAAAAAACTACCCGTAACCGTACTCAGTGGCTTTCTTGGCTCCGGAAAAACAACCCTTCTGAACCATGTATTATCCAATAAGCATGGCCTTCGCGTTGCTGTAATTGTGAACGATATGAGCGAGATAAATGTGGACGCACGACTTGTAGAAGAGGGCGCGCATCTTTCACGAACAGAAGAAAAACTTGTTGAGATGAGCAATGGCTGTATTTGTTGTACCCTTCGGGAAGACCTAATCGAAGAAGTCGCTCGATTGGCTATAAGCGGTCGGTTTGACTACTTGCTTATAGAGTCCACGGGTATCTCGGAACCTTTACCGGTTGCCCAAACCTTCTTTTTTGATAGTGATGAGCTTCAGTTGCCCCTGGAATCGGTCACAAAGCTGGATACAATGGTCACGGTTGTAAATGCAGCGGAATTCGCAACGGACTACGGTTCATCTGAAACATTGGTTGATCACGGCTTGGGCAACGATGTCTCCGACGTTCGCCCTATCGTGAATTTGCTAACTGAGCAAATAGAATTTGCCAATATAATCGTCCTGAATAAAATTGATCTTGTGAATCAAAAACAGCAAGATGAGCTCCGCGCCATTCTTCAAAAGCTAAACCCAACGGCTAAAATTATTCCTGCTACTTTTGGAAAAGTTGAGCTGAATAAAATTCTGAACACGGGCATGTTTGATTTTGAAGCTGCAGCTGGTTCAAAAGCATGGATCGATGAGCTCGAAAAAGAACATACGCCCGAGACCGATGAATACGGCATAAGCTCGTTTGTTTACAGGGCACGCCATCCATTTCATCCGGAGCGTTTTCTAAACTTTGCAACCCGTGCGTTTCCGCAGGCAGTACTGCGCTCAAAAGGACTATTCTGGTTGGCAAGCCGGCCGGAACAAGCGCTCAATTTTAGTCAGGCTGGTGGTTCTGTTCGGGCTGATCGTGCAGGGAGTTGGTGGGCATCATACCCCGAAACGCAACGTATCCAAAGCTCGGCTTATCTCGAAAATCGTGCATTAATTGAGAGCCGTTGGGATGATGTTTTCGGTGACCGGCTCAATGAGTTGGTTTTTATCGGCATCGGAATGGATGAACATGAAATCAGGAGAGGTTTGGATTCCTGTCTTGCATCACCGGAAGAATATCAGGCGTTTAAAAAAGCCGCACAGCCCATTGATGACGGATGGCCTGTCTGA
- a CDS encoding sensor histidine kinase produces the protein MPLRTRFLLLLLFIFLSISAIVWFVVRPAYEEVLLNERTTIITENQRERIDRLNAQTNSWIDMMFEYEQVLVRTGSINQTELLFRGYSAIFPAFEILRLIEAETGEYIEFRSQDSYGELRFDLIIPYIEPANNSDGEPAYSVQWIADLDTIVLSRYIDLGGEIFLVTGVFNASYFQDTLFRFNLGFPAKAALWLSDGSGVGLNGIDMPAPAFSQLTLVEQQLFEKEVRIMIASPVPLFGAQHALYFAYDDLRRDVQTLFLQNLGLLMLAFFGIWIASFILFEKLTKPLRTFITDLQPFSSFDFGKPLRPIALPELREVSETMEGIRQKLQHYQEINVEKIISSQQRIMTMTEHSSDLIAFFDGSNKFVRFNAQFKQLFSELESPMPQDITSLFEMANVRVMKEGVAQQEADPPVTIQKRQLELAFTIGEEKEYYFTAQVLRLFNEKGDPLGGQFMLYDLTDERELDRKRNEMINIIVHELKNPITGIQGLITILRSEELGEDDRKEFYKIIDDSASDLFGIVQRFLQVAKLESGGIQGEAESVDMAALITRISRDLETTLRDKKIRFNQIIEEDIPPVEAVPDLMNDVIRNLLSNAVKYGPENRTIDVSAQTEITDEGTRHFVFAVTDYGFGIKEEYKDQIFKKFFRIKEYKAVQGTGLGLPYVKEIIEKHRGSITVDSNESIGSRFTVRLPYPIISKDD, from the coding sequence ATGCCCCTACGTACCCGCTTTTTACTCCTTCTTTTGTTCATTTTCCTGAGCATTTCTGCCATAGTATGGTTTGTGGTTCGCCCTGCCTACGAAGAAGTACTTTTGAATGAACGAACGACTATTATAACAGAAAATCAGCGGGAACGGATTGACCGGCTGAATGCACAGACCAACAGCTGGATCGATATGATGTTTGAGTACGAGCAGGTGCTCGTGCGCACCGGCAGTATCAATCAGACGGAATTGCTGTTCAGGGGCTATTCAGCCATTTTTCCGGCTTTTGAAATTCTCCGGCTGATTGAAGCGGAGACCGGCGAATACATCGAATTCCGGTCTCAGGATTCGTACGGGGAACTGCGCTTTGATCTGATAATTCCGTATATCGAGCCCGCAAACAACAGCGATGGAGAGCCTGCATACAGCGTGCAGTGGATTGCGGATTTAGATACCATTGTCCTGAGCCGGTACATCGACCTGGGCGGTGAAATCTTTCTGGTCACCGGCGTATTTAATGCCTCTTATTTTCAGGATACGCTGTTCCGCTTCAACCTTGGTTTTCCTGCGAAAGCGGCTCTGTGGCTTTCGGATGGCAGCGGGGTTGGTCTGAACGGCATTGACATGCCGGCACCTGCGTTCTCTCAGCTCACCCTTGTTGAGCAACAGCTGTTTGAAAAGGAAGTGCGTATTATGATTGCCTCGCCTGTTCCGCTGTTCGGGGCGCAGCACGCCTTATACTTTGCTTATGATGACCTCCGCCGGGACGTCCAAACGCTCTTCCTGCAAAATCTCGGATTGCTGATGCTTGCCTTTTTCGGGATTTGGATAGCTTCCTTCATCCTCTTTGAAAAACTCACCAAGCCTCTGCGCACCTTTATCACCGACCTGCAGCCCTTCAGTAGTTTTGATTTCGGGAAGCCCCTACGCCCCATCGCCCTTCCTGAACTCAGAGAAGTTTCTGAAACGATGGAAGGTATCCGGCAAAAGCTGCAGCATTATCAGGAAATTAATGTCGAAAAAATAATTTCGAGTCAGCAGCGGATTATGACGATGACGGAGCACTCCTCTGATCTGATTGCTTTTTTCGACGGTTCAAACAAATTTGTGCGGTTTAATGCACAGTTCAAACAGCTCTTTAGCGAGCTTGAAAGTCCAATGCCGCAGGATATCACTTCCCTTTTTGAGATGGCCAATGTGCGGGTGATGAAAGAAGGCGTCGCGCAGCAGGAAGCGGATCCGCCTGTCACCATTCAGAAGCGTCAGCTTGAGCTTGCCTTCACCATTGGCGAAGAAAAAGAGTACTACTTCACAGCTCAGGTACTGCGGCTGTTCAATGAAAAGGGGGATCCGCTGGGTGGGCAGTTTATGCTGTACGATCTCACTGATGAGCGTGAACTTGACCGCAAGCGCAATGAGATGATCAACATTATCGTGCATGAGCTCAAGAATCCGATTACGGGTATTCAGGGGCTTATCACCATTCTGCGAAGTGAAGAGCTTGGAGAAGATGACCGCAAAGAATTTTATAAGATTATCGATGACAGCGCCTCTGACCTCTTCGGCATTGTACAGCGCTTCCTGCAGGTTGCCAAGCTGGAATCGGGCGGCATTCAGGGTGAAGCCGAATCGGTTGATATGGCAGCCCTGATCACCAGAATCAGCCGCGACCTGGAAACCACCCTGCGCGACAAAAAAATCCGCTTCAATCAGATTATTGAAGAAGATATCCCACCCGTTGAAGCGGTACCTGATCTCATGAACGATGTGATTCGCAATCTCCTCTCCAATGCCGTGAAATACGGCCCGGAAAACCGCACCATCGATGTTTCAGCACAAACCGAAATCACAGACGAAGGCACACGGCATTTTGTATTCGCCGTAACAGATTACGGCTTCGGAATCAAGGAAGAGTATAAGGATCAGATTTTCAAAAAGTTTTTCCGGATCAAGGAATACAAGGCCGTGCAGGGTACCGGGCTCGGGCTGCCTTATGTGAAAGAAATTATCGAGAAACACCGCGGCAGCATTACGGTTGATTCCAATGAATCGATTGGAAGCCGGTTTACGGTGCGCCTCCCCTACCCGATTATCAGCAAAGACGATTAA
- a CDS encoding FecR family protein: protein MLTFFPAGFCKTALPLLLGLLLPLTLQAQQTDSIDFPASQIAEISTRFAGSPQNWPIVNSLAEYDPQTNRFYLSAADINLLRAFRDGFAQVEESRALYTTLIDRGARVLAREELQTLEGKFDRFRAHVNEAAITAATETAAEIAAFSQDVSELVEARRLMQVEARLEEIENIVESRRGLLGRWASAETGDLLQQDDGIRTGEDSQARLEFVDGSDITLSANTTAVIRKSSVDRITNRSEVDIELSSGGVLTRLSAAARNQATYNLETPTSSSQINSSSFWAENRSDEITTMSNYDGIVLVSAGNMEVNLAENEGTIVRRGQGPSAPIRLLPAPSTDWARPDTVIYINRLDLAWQAVSGARRYEVDLARRDTFLGNVRTFRANEPQLTLTDIPTGLNYVRIRAFDENELRGIDSRTLQVLYVESTSPPPLILDSAFRPEVVYSFSRETEITGTTEARSRLQINGERVSVGPDGRFRKPLTITGEALEVSLTATNAAGLTREVNRTLRYVDTARLFDLNWSAPVQDGQLQRMPRMLVRGRAYAFLTIEAQINGQVLRQRAGNNGDWALQFEPDEAAQITIRFIDRESGNTVAERSFPFTPIR, encoded by the coding sequence ATGCTTACCTTTTTCCCGGCGGGCTTCTGCAAAACAGCGCTGCCGCTTCTTTTAGGCCTGTTGCTGCCTCTCACGCTTCAGGCACAGCAAACCGACAGTATTGACTTTCCGGCTTCACAAATAGCCGAAATTTCGACCCGTTTCGCTGGCTCCCCCCAAAACTGGCCCATCGTAAACAGCCTTGCGGAGTATGATCCGCAGACCAACCGGTTTTACCTGAGCGCGGCTGACATCAACCTTCTTCGTGCCTTTCGGGACGGATTTGCTCAGGTTGAAGAATCACGCGCGCTGTATACTACCCTTATCGACCGCGGGGCCCGCGTGCTTGCACGGGAAGAGCTGCAAACGCTTGAAGGGAAATTCGACCGCTTCCGCGCACATGTGAATGAAGCCGCCATTACCGCGGCAACCGAAACAGCCGCTGAGATAGCGGCATTTTCGCAAGATGTAAGCGAGCTTGTTGAAGCGCGGCGTCTCATGCAGGTTGAAGCACGCCTGGAAGAGATTGAAAACATTGTGGAAAGCCGCCGGGGATTGCTGGGAAGGTGGGCTTCCGCCGAAACCGGTGATCTCTTACAACAAGACGACGGCATTCGTACCGGGGAAGATTCTCAGGCAAGGCTCGAATTCGTGGATGGCAGCGACATCACCCTCTCCGCCAATACGACCGCGGTCATCCGGAAATCTTCGGTTGATCGTATCACGAACCGCTCCGAGGTCGATATCGAGCTTTCAAGCGGGGGCGTACTCACCCGGCTCTCCGCAGCCGCCCGGAATCAAGCGACCTACAACCTTGAAACCCCCACAAGTAGCAGTCAGATCAACTCCTCGAGTTTTTGGGCCGAAAACCGCTCCGACGAAATCACAACCATGTCCAACTATGACGGAATCGTACTCGTGAGCGCCGGTAATATGGAAGTCAACCTTGCCGAAAATGAAGGCACCATCGTTCGCCGCGGTCAGGGCCCTTCTGCCCCCATCCGCTTGCTGCCTGCGCCTTCAACCGACTGGGCACGACCTGATACCGTCATTTATATAAACCGTCTCGATCTCGCATGGCAGGCGGTTTCCGGTGCAAGACGTTACGAAGTGGATTTAGCCCGTCGTGATACCTTTTTGGGAAACGTGCGCACCTTTCGCGCCAACGAGCCACAGCTTACGCTCACGGACATCCCAACCGGGCTGAATTATGTGCGGATAAGGGCTTTCGATGAAAACGAACTGCGCGGCATTGACAGCCGCACGCTTCAGGTGCTGTATGTGGAAAGCACAAGTCCGCCGCCCCTGATTCTCGACAGTGCCTTTCGTCCGGAAGTTGTGTATTCGTTTTCCCGCGAAACGGAAATCACCGGCACAACCGAAGCCCGTTCCCGACTGCAGATCAACGGGGAGCGCGTTTCAGTCGGACCTGACGGACGTTTCCGAAAGCCGCTCACCATAACCGGTGAAGCCCTTGAAGTAAGCCTTACGGCAACCAATGCCGCCGGACTCACCCGCGAAGTTAACCGTACCCTCCGCTATGTTGATACCGCGCGGCTTTTTGACCTGAACTGGTCTGCACCGGTACAGGATGGTCAGCTGCAACGTATGCCGCGCATGCTTGTAAGGGGCCGTGCCTACGCATTTCTTACCATTGAAGCTCAAATTAACGGGCAGGTGCTGCGGCAGCGGGCAGGCAACAACGGCGACTGGGCCCTGCAGTTTGAGCCCGACGAAGCTGCGCAAATTACCATCCGCTTCATTGACCGCGAAAGCGGCAATACGGTCGCCGAACGATCTTTTCCATTTACCCCAATCCGATAA
- a CDS encoding PKD domain-containing protein, producing the protein MRFGFPLQKPTLITLLILMGLSANAMAQEVYFSISGKSTTVSSGDRLGQYDYWLRPAPGVDIPRPATVEIFDAGLGGFADVIAGQPNTRTTYSLHTFRNLYEKGTREIRRSATSGRFQPLDQQTTFTESRFLNRWVPFFTLQEQEASTEGFIMRVETDEGNDVNDFRIRITGDGASDWELITLNLSVGLISSAPENRFQFRPLWDDAPPPVFSLSGQEDSRIFLMDAFGNTNAHDRNWREWEPEQYGLPNSWAVVMTGSAVRINNRVLAGQDAIIPFRTDFVTLNEDRIEAPQVEIQTFSGQCQQYGLRANYRGFVLNMQQAEWRTDGQRFAGSSFSHEFSAFGLTPWTLIVPVEGRHVPRHFVKEGQLNVNAPPVIQVEGYREMLSPGEALVLDASSSFNPDGGSFSYRWFVNGEPRGSSSSFRFQSSVSGAYDIRLRLTDSARNASCTETTEDFPVIVNTQPYAEIDFNRVIAKDVPNTIAAFRDFDPDGNELAFRWEGPGIVSTAEGREIQVQHAQAGTFRIQLTADDQTGTQNATYTTTVEYKVNAAPVPSFAVPSIEAPGETIALDASASFDPDGDPLTYIWEISDGRELSGERQNISFTQPGLYTITLLANDGEGVENSVQQISRDIRINRAPVPDIAATDFTNQAIVDFDASASIDADQGIVSWEWDFGDGQTASGERVTHAYQAYGTYTVRLTVDDGQNVSNSRQYTEHTVTINSNPVAVMDFPTVVAPGDEIPLDGSQSFDPDGEVTAWQWTVNNQSAGEGERSSGRIDTPGVFEVNLQVRDDSPFDDATSTTSGLIRVNHPPVPVWENSPRVTEPNRPTTFDASGSFDPDNDQLSYRWEFSDGEVFEGEQITRTFPASGTAFFTLYADDGEGLANSVSSVEGSVRINMEPIIITETDIMSNSLQVELNASESYNPDGGTLTYLWILPDGSEQRQAQFTWTAPEPGIHTLSLQVDDGEGLENSVSTERITVTVNRPPVAVIDERIDGCTDQLIVFSGARSFDPDGDSFTTRWEFGDGNSSNEINPVHSYRRPGTYTARVFLNDGIAAEPTIAELPVVIEGSPQAQINFDEITVCANSPITFDGTESTDPNGIVASYNWDFGDMNSAVGSRTTHLYTRPGTYRVSLTITGSGTGTCPNMSQQTAIVNVVAAPEAVFEIPSVVSPGTAVTLDAGNSVTEDQITSVAWRITSESDEQFEPIERSGMLQEISLDQPGSYIAELTINTDNDAGCASNTITRRIVVNQAPEVVWNTPEIWMKNKPFLLSAEGSRDADGFITNYTWTIDGEPFAESLSARLPVQEFGSFEIGLEVTDNAGVENSTVQKTQRLTINPSPVPQFELPAYLWLGETLELNPAENRDPASNPVYSSWRINGELFDEQEVRIETDRPDYLITLIQDDRLGLENSVATVTRTFRVRMPEELTVRIPAGIIAGSSLDRSITGLRQPYVFMESDQPSETWQAPDISGSAGASEIADFRIGWQPRNQVLHTESRQIEVFAPLQAAQSEVRETVAFNPVNNTALVTAPAVNRPSAHGLRYEWRLRGTNDVITRGRSIHLPIMQGDNLFDLVITETDAIIGKSELIVPVHIIAE; encoded by the coding sequence ATGCGATTTGGTTTTCCCCTCCAAAAACCCACGCTAATCACCCTCCTGATCCTGATGGGCCTCTCGGCAAATGCCATGGCTCAGGAAGTTTACTTTTCCATCTCCGGCAAAAGTACAACCGTTAGCTCGGGCGACCGGCTCGGGCAATACGACTACTGGCTGCGCCCTGCCCCCGGGGTGGATATTCCGCGCCCCGCAACGGTTGAGATTTTTGACGCGGGCCTGGGTGGTTTTGCGGATGTGATTGCCGGTCAGCCCAACACCCGCACGACCTACAGCCTTCATACCTTCCGGAACTTATATGAAAAAGGGACGCGGGAAATACGCCGCAGCGCAACAAGCGGCCGCTTTCAGCCGCTGGATCAGCAAACGACCTTCACCGAAAGCCGCTTCCTGAACCGCTGGGTCCCTTTCTTCACGCTTCAGGAACAAGAAGCTTCCACCGAAGGCTTCATCATGCGCGTGGAAACCGACGAAGGCAACGACGTCAACGATTTCCGGATCCGGATCACCGGGGACGGCGCTTCCGACTGGGAGCTCATCACCCTGAACCTTTCTGTTGGCCTGATCAGCTCCGCACCTGAAAACAGGTTTCAGTTCCGCCCGCTATGGGATGACGCCCCGCCGCCGGTATTCAGCCTTTCCGGGCAGGAAGACAGCCGCATCTTTCTGATGGACGCCTTCGGAAATACCAACGCCCATGACCGTAACTGGCGGGAGTGGGAACCGGAACAGTACGGCCTGCCCAACAGCTGGGCCGTTGTCATGACCGGCTCAGCCGTACGTATCAACAACCGGGTACTCGCCGGGCAGGACGCCATCATCCCTTTTCGCACTGACTTTGTAACCCTGAATGAAGACCGGATCGAAGCGCCGCAGGTTGAGATTCAGACCTTCAGCGGACAGTGTCAGCAATACGGACTCCGTGCAAATTACCGCGGATTTGTCCTCAACATGCAGCAGGCCGAGTGGCGGACAGACGGGCAGCGGTTTGCAGGCAGCAGCTTTAGCCACGAATTTTCCGCATTCGGCCTTACCCCCTGGACGCTCATCGTGCCCGTTGAAGGCCGTCATGTACCCCGCCATTTTGTAAAAGAAGGTCAGCTGAATGTGAACGCGCCACCGGTGATTCAGGTGGAAGGCTACCGGGAAATGCTTTCTCCGGGTGAAGCACTTGTGCTCGACGCTTCTTCCTCCTTCAATCCCGACGGCGGCAGCTTCAGCTATCGCTGGTTTGTGAACGGGGAACCCCGCGGCAGCAGCAGCAGCTTTCGGTTTCAGAGCAGCGTTTCAGGAGCCTACGACATCCGGCTGCGCCTTACCGACAGTGCACGGAATGCAAGCTGTACCGAAACCACGGAAGACTTTCCGGTAATCGTCAATACGCAGCCCTATGCCGAAATTGACTTCAACCGCGTAATCGCCAAAGATGTACCTAATACGATAGCCGCATTCCGCGACTTTGACCCTGATGGCAATGAGCTGGCTTTCCGGTGGGAAGGCCCCGGCATTGTTTCGACAGCAGAAGGGCGTGAAATTCAGGTGCAGCATGCGCAGGCCGGCACCTTCAGGATTCAGCTCACCGCAGACGATCAGACGGGCACCCAAAACGCTACCTATACCACAACAGTCGAGTATAAAGTCAACGCCGCACCCGTACCCTCCTTTGCGGTGCCATCCATCGAAGCGCCCGGCGAAACGATCGCGCTTGACGCTTCAGCCTCTTTCGACCCCGACGGCGATCCGCTGACCTACATCTGGGAAATTTCTGACGGAAGAGAGCTCAGCGGTGAACGTCAAAACATTAGCTTTACGCAGCCCGGACTCTACACCATTACGTTGTTGGCCAACGACGGTGAAGGCGTCGAAAACTCCGTACAGCAGATTTCGCGCGACATCCGAATCAACCGCGCCCCTGTTCCCGATATTGCGGCTACCGACTTCACCAATCAGGCCATTGTGGATTTTGACGCCTCCGCCAGCATTGACGCCGATCAGGGCATTGTAAGCTGGGAATGGGATTTCGGAGATGGTCAGACGGCAAGCGGCGAGCGCGTCACGCATGCCTATCAGGCCTACGGCACCTATACCGTGCGCCTGACCGTGGATGACGGGCAGAATGTCTCTAACAGCCGTCAGTACACGGAGCACACCGTTACCATCAACAGTAACCCGGTAGCCGTGATGGATTTTCCTACGGTTGTAGCCCCCGGCGATGAAATACCGCTCGACGGAAGTCAGAGTTTTGACCCCGACGGAGAAGTTACGGCCTGGCAGTGGACGGTAAATAATCAATCCGCAGGGGAAGGTGAGCGGAGCAGCGGACGCATTGATACACCGGGTGTTTTCGAAGTAAACCTGCAGGTGCGCGACGACTCTCCCTTCGATGACGCCACGAGTACCACTTCCGGACTCATCCGCGTAAATCACCCGCCTGTGCCGGTTTGGGAAAACAGCCCAAGGGTTACCGAACCCAACCGCCCCACCACATTCGACGCTTCCGGAAGCTTTGACCCCGACAATGATCAGCTGAGCTATCGCTGGGAATTTTCAGACGGGGAAGTTTTTGAAGGCGAACAAATCACCAGAACCTTTCCCGCTTCCGGCACAGCCTTCTTTACCCTGTATGCTGATGATGGCGAAGGCCTTGCGAATTCGGTTTCATCGGTTGAAGGCAGTGTGAGAATCAACATGGAGCCCATCATCATAACAGAAACGGACATCATGAGTAACAGCCTTCAGGTTGAGCTGAACGCTTCGGAAAGTTACAATCCCGATGGGGGCACCCTTACCTACCTCTGGATTCTGCCGGATGGCAGCGAACAGCGGCAGGCACAGTTCACCTGGACCGCTCCGGAGCCCGGCATTCACACGCTCAGCCTTCAGGTTGATGACGGGGAAGGGCTGGAAAATTCCGTCAGTACAGAGCGCATTACCGTAACAGTGAACCGTCCGCCGGTAGCGGTCATCGATGAGCGCATTGACGGTTGTACCGATCAGCTGATCGTCTTTTCCGGCGCAAGAAGCTTTGATCCCGACGGGGACAGCTTCACTACCCGCTGGGAGTTCGGCGACGGCAACAGCAGCAATGAAATTAACCCGGTACACAGCTACCGCAGACCGGGCACCTACACCGCGCGGGTTTTCCTGAATGACGGCATTGCAGCTGAACCAACCATTGCAGAGCTGCCGGTTGTAATTGAAGGTTCTCCGCAGGCGCAGATTAATTTTGATGAAATCACGGTATGCGCCAACAGCCCCATCACCTTCGACGGCACCGAAAGTACGGATCCCAATGGCATAGTCGCCTCTTACAACTGGGATTTTGGGGATATGAACAGCGCGGTGGGCTCGCGAACAACGCACTTGTACACCCGCCCCGGTACCTACCGCGTTTCGCTCACCATTACCGGCTCAGGCACCGGAACCTGCCCTAACATGAGTCAGCAGACCGCTATTGTGAACGTAGTAGCCGCACCAGAAGCCGTTTTTGAAATTCCTTCCGTCGTCAGCCCGGGCACAGCCGTTACGCTGGACGCAGGCAACTCCGTTACGGAAGACCAAATCACCAGCGTGGCATGGCGCATTACTTCTGAATCAGATGAGCAGTTTGAGCCTATTGAGCGCAGCGGAATGCTGCAGGAGATAAGTCTGGATCAGCCGGGCAGCTACATTGCTGAACTCACCATCAATACGGACAACGACGCGGGTTGTGCAAGCAACACCATCACCCGCAGAATAGTGGTGAATCAGGCACCCGAAGTGGTTTGGAACACCCCGGAAATCTGGATGAAGAACAAACCTTTCCTTCTTTCCGCTGAAGGAAGCCGCGACGCCGACGGTTTTATCACCAACTACACCTGGACGATTGATGGCGAGCCCTTTGCTGAAAGCCTGTCCGCACGACTACCTGTACAAGAATTTGGCTCCTTTGAAATCGGACTCGAAGTCACCGACAACGCCGGGGTTGAAAACAGTACGGTGCAGAAAACACAGCGCCTGACGATCAACCCTTCGCCGGTGCCGCAGTTCGAACTGCCCGCCTACCTATGGCTGGGCGAAACCCTGGAACTCAACCCCGCAGAAAATCGTGATCCGGCAAGTAACCCGGTGTACAGCAGCTGGCGGATTAACGGGGAGCTTTTCGATGAACAGGAAGTCCGTATCGAAACGGACCGCCCGGACTACCTTATCACTCTCATTCAAGACGACCGTCTCGGCCTTGAAAACTCGGTAGCCACCGTTACCCGGACTTTCCGGGTGCGCATGCCGGAAGAACTGACGGTCCGCATTCCTGCAGGTATCATTGCCGGAAGCAGCCTCGATCGGTCCATCACAGGCCTGAGACAGCCCTACGTTTTTATGGAAAGCGATCAGCCCTCCGAAACCTGGCAGGCACCTGACATCAGCGGCTCAGCCGGAGCTTCTGAAATCGCAGATTTCCGAATCGGATGGCAGCCCCGAAATCAGGTTCTGCACACAGAAAGCCGCCAAATCGAAGTTTTTGCCCCGCTTCAGGCTGCACAATCGGAAGTACGGGAAACGGTAGCCTTCAACCCGGTAAACAACACGGCCCTTGTTACGGCACCGGCAGTCAACCGCCCGTCAGCGCACGGCCTGCGCTACGAATGGCGGCTGCGGGGCACCAATGATGTAATTACACGAGGCCGCAGCATTCACCTGCCCATCATGCAGGGCGATAACCTGTTTGACCTTGTCATAACGGAAACCGACGCCATCATCGGAAAATCCGAACTCATCGTACCGGTGCACATTATCGCCGAATAG
- a CDS encoding cupin domain-containing protein has protein sequence MKKILISITLLLIAIPFIFLWSLGAPFDRESSEFYTMPPPENLNRTIYNTLAKHHTTFLRKSHETDGAYTLLEITLEPGGSNGPHFHQRFAEIFTGVEGQTGVHVNGTDYQIGPGETVRAEINDVHYFFNDSDETAVFQVRIEPGSQGFEKSLYILYGLVNAGMTDEDGLPLDIAHTAVFAAYSDTRAPGILRLINPVFDRLAGRAQRDGTERALIERFYLSEVSDDPDESEPDEDE, from the coding sequence ATGAAAAAGATTCTGATCAGTATTACCCTGTTACTCATAGCTATCCCGTTCATTTTTCTTTGGTCACTTGGTGCGCCCTTCGATCGGGAGAGCTCTGAATTTTATACCATGCCGCCTCCGGAAAATCTTAACCGAACGATCTATAACACGCTCGCGAAACACCACACGACTTTCCTGCGCAAATCCCACGAAACCGACGGCGCGTACACGCTTCTTGAAATTACCCTCGAACCCGGCGGAAGTAACGGGCCTCATTTTCATCAGCGGTTTGCCGAGATTTTTACGGGCGTTGAAGGTCAGACTGGTGTACACGTAAACGGGACCGATTATCAGATCGGACCCGGTGAAACCGTTCGCGCTGAGATTAACGATGTCCATTATTTCTTCAACGACAGTGACGAAACAGCCGTCTTTCAGGTGCGCATTGAGCCGGGGAGTCAGGGCTTCGAAAAATCACTCTACATCCTCTACGGGCTGGTCAATGCCGGTATGACAGATGAGGACGGCCTGCCGCTGGACATCGCCCATACAGCTGTTTTCGCGGCCTATAGTGATACCCGTGCCCCCGGTATTTTGCGATTGATTAATCCGGTATTTGACCGCCTGGCCGGCCGGGCACAGCGAGACGGCACCGAGCGTGCGCTTATTGAGCGGTTTTACCTGAGTGAAGTTTCTGATGATCCGGATGAATCTGAGCCGGATGAAGATGAATAG